A genomic segment from Glycine soja cultivar W05 chromosome 20, ASM419377v2, whole genome shotgun sequence encodes:
- the LOC114402706 gene encoding zinc finger protein GAI-ASSOCIATED FACTOR 1-like: MSNITSCDSGSFSTENTREDAVVKQQPEILGQFHSPHSHTSTTTTTNNSNGSNTDSQSPAPVKKKRNLPGNPDPSAEVIALSPTTLMATNRFICEICNKGFQRDQNLQLHRRGHNLPWKLKQRTSTEIRKRVYVCPEPSCVHHNPARALGDLTGIKKHFCRKHGEKKWKCDKCSKKYAVQSDWKAHSKICGTREYKCDCGTIFSRRDSFITHRAFCDALAEENNKANEGQLPKIGPNLQCQQIPNLVSSSLPINTNIVPNPQMGGTSEFNHADHKHPLSLPHELMPMPAQKSFNNMAAGTTVFTRSLSSTSSPSLQLSSNMFEENGLHLAAGSPHMSATALLQKAAQMGATVTEKTFVTNMAPPSFGVLQQHHQQPNGQPFMNQYMHSGQQQQDVNISAQYNSFGANGMGGGSVGMNGVDMFNAILDQSKALSKIMEQNNRSSSGGPTNGGSNSSAINVAGSKGGSGDVMTLDFLGIGGGGGGGGGGGDAHGNFYGGAQQGETGAPDVVWRNWSSKNAGFESFSATSSI, from the exons ATGTCAAACATCACAAGTTGTGATAGTGGGAGCTTCTCTACAGAGAATACCAGAGAAGATGCAGTAGTTAAGCAGCAACCTGAGATACTTGGTCAGTTCCATAGTCCACATTCTCATACTTcaactacaacaacaacaaataataGCAATGGTTCCAACACAGACTCACAATCACCTGCACCTGTTAAGAAGAAAAGGAACCTACCAGGAAATCCAG ATCCAAGTGCTGAAGTTATTGCTTTATCACCGACCACACTAATGGCTACGAACAGGTTCATATGTGAAATCTGCAACAAAGGATTTCAAAGAGACCAAAACCTTCAGTTGCACCGGCGAGGCCACAACTTGCCATGGAAGCTCAAGCAGAGAACCAGCACAGAAATTCGAAAGAGGGTTTACGTGTGTCCAGAACCTTCGTGCGTCCACCACAACCCAGCAAGAGCACTCGGTGATCTCACTGGTATCAAAAAGCACTTCTGCAGAAAGCACGGCGAGAAGAAGTGGAAATGTGATAAGTGCTCAAAGAAATACGCTGTTCAGTCTGACTGGAAAGCCCACTCAAAAATATGTGGTACAAGGGAATACAAATGTGACTGTGGTACCATCTTTTCCAG AAGAGACAGCTTCATTACGCACAGAGCATTCTGTGACGCACTAGCGGAGGAGAACAACAAAGCCAACGAAGGACAATTGCCAAAGATAGGTCCAAACTTGCAATGCCAACAAATCCCAAACCTCGTTTCATCATCATTACCAATCAACACCAACATTGTTCCCAACCCACAAATGGGTGGCACCTCGGAGTTCAACCATGCTGATCACAAGCACCCACTATCACTCCCACACGAGCTCATGCCAATGCCTGCACAAAAATCCTTCAACAACATGGCTGCAGGAACAACAGTGTTCACGAGAAGCCTCTCATCAACCTCCTCTCCCTCTCTTCAACTAAGCTCAAACATGTTCGAGGAAAACGGGCTCCACCTTGCAGCAGGGTCGCCACACATGTCAGCCACTGCGTTGTTGCAAAAAGCTGCACAAATGGGAGCAACAGTGACAGAAAAAACCTTTGTAACAAACATGGCACCACCATCGTTTGGTGTGCTGCAACAGCATCATCAACAACCAAATGGACAACCCTTCATGAACCAatacatgcacagtggccagcAACAACAAGATGTTAACATTTCTGCTCAGTATAATAGTTTCGGTGCAAATGGGATGGGTGGAGGGAGCGTTGGGATGAACGGTGTGGACATGTTCAACGCTATTTTGGACCAAAGCAAGGCTTTGTCGAAGATCATGGAGCAAAACAATAGAAGCAGTAGTGGAGGACCAACAAATGGAGGTTCGAATAGTAGTGCTATTAACGTTGCTGGAAGTAAAGGAGGTAGTGGGGATGTTATGACTCTTGACTTTTTGGGcataggaggaggaggaggaggtggtggtggtggtggggaTGCACATGGAAATTTCTATGGTGGTGCTCAACAAGGGGAAACTGGTGCACCGGACGTGGTTTGGAGAAACTGGTCTAGTAAGAACGCAGGGTTTGAATCATTTTCAGCAACGAGCAGCATTTGA
- the LOC114403100 gene encoding acyl-CoA-binding domain-containing protein 4-like isoform X1 → MARASSGLQYPERFYAAASYVGFDGSTKSLTSKFSNSTALLLYSLYQQASIGPCNVPEPSSWKLVEHSKWASWNQLGNMSSTEAMRLFVKILEEEDPGWYSRASNSVLDPVVDVQMNHNSKVEPVIENANTYPEIKTISTENGSHVGTQDKDVVIEGFGSVGVYDQWVAPPVSGQRPKARYEHGAAVVQDKLYIYGGNHNGRYLNDLHVLDLRSWTWSKIEAEVVESTDSSSITFPCAGHSLIPWENKLLSIAGHTKDPNESIQVKVFDLPNATWSTLKTYGKPPVSRGGQSVTFVGTSLVIFGGEDAKRTLLNDLHILDLETMTWDEIDAVGVPPSPRSDHAAAVHVERYLLIFGGGSHATCYNDLHVLDMQTMEWSRPTQLGEIPTPRAGHAGVTVGENWFIVGGGDNKSGVSETVVLNMATLTWSVVTSVQGRVPVASEGSSLVVSSYDGEDILVSFGGYNGHYNNEVYVLKPSHKSNLQSKLIENPIPYSVSGAHNATNATRDLESEAGHKGIIKELVMDSVDSIVCIIKSKGDVITVLKVEKEDLESLLYKEKLQTLQLKQELSETETRNSDLCKELQSIRGQLASEQSRCFKLEVEVAELSQKLQTIGTLQKELELLQRQKAASELAALNAKQKQGSGGVWGWLAGAPPPTQKEDDG, encoded by the exons ATGGCGAGAGCAAGCTCTGGTCTGCAATACCCAGAGCGGTTCTACGCCGCGGCCTCTTACGTTGGATTCGACGGATCCACCAAATCTCTCACTTCCAAGTTCTCCAACTCCACCGCTCTTCTTCTCTACAGCCTCTATCAGCAG GCTAGTATAGGACCTTGTAATGTCCCAGAACCCAGTTCATGGAAACTTGTGGAGCATAGCAAATGGGCCAG CTGGAACCAGCTTGGAAACATGTCTTCCACAGAAGCCATGCgcctttttgttaaaatattggAG GAAGAAGATCCTGGTTGGTATTCAAGAGCATCTAACTCCGTTCTAGACCCTGTTGTTGATGTGCAAATGAAT CACAATTCCAAAGTTGAGCCAGTAATTGAGAATGCAAACACGTATCCAGAGATAAAAACCATTTCCACTGAAAATGGAAGTCATGTTGGAACTCAGGATAAGGATGTTGTCATTGAAGGCTTTGGCTCAGTTGGAGTATATGACCAATGGGTTGCACCTCCAGTGTCTGGTCAACGTCCAAAAGCCAGATATGAg CATGGAGCTGCAGTCGTGCAAGATAAATTGTACATATATGGTGGAAACCACAATGGTCGTTACCTTAATGATCTCCAT GTTCTAGATTTGAGAAGTTGGACTTGGTCGAAGATTGAAGCTGAGGTTGTTGAATCTACTGACTCATCCTCAATAACATTCCCTTGTGCTGGACATTCCTTG ATTCCATGGGAAAATAAGCTCCTATCAATTGCTGGTCATACAAAAGATCctaatgaaagtatacaag TGAAAGTGTTTGATCTGCCAAACGCTACATGGTCAACTCTGAAGACTTATGGGAAACCCCCG GTCTCACGTGGCGGACAATCAGTTACCTTTGTGGGTACAAGCTTAGTAATTTTTGGTGGAGAAGATGCAAAGAGAACTCTATTGAATGATTTACATATTCTTGATTTGGAAACCATGACATGGGATGAAATTGATGCTGT TGGGGTGCCTCCTTCTCCAAGGTCTGATCATGCTGCAGCTGTTCATGTGGAGCGATACTTGCTTATCTTTGGTGGGGGTTCACATGCAACTTGCTACAATGATTTACATGTTCTCGATATGCAAACT ATGGAATGGTCCCGGCCAACACAGCTAGGTGAAATACCGACACCTCGTGCTGGACATGCTGGTGTGACAGTAGGGGAGAACTGGTTCATTGTTGGCGGGGGTGACAATAAGAGTG GGGTCTCAGAGACTGTTGTGTTGAATATGGCTACACTGACTTGGTCAGTGGTAACTTCTGTTCAAGGGCGTGTTCCTGTTGCTAGTGAG GGCTCGAGTTTGGTTGTAAGCTCTTATGATGGTGAAGACATACTTGTATCATTTGGAGGATACAATGGACATTACAATAATGAG GTCTATGTCCTTAAACCAAGCCACAAATCAAACTTGCAATCAAAACTAATAGAAAACCCCATTCCATACAGTGTTTCTGGTGCGCATAATGCCACAAATGCTACCCGAGATCTGGAGTCTGAAGCAGGCCACAAAGGGATTATCAAGGAACTTGTCATGGACAGTGTTGATTCAATAGTATGTATCATT AAATCAAAAGGTGATGTTATAACAGTTCTAAAGGTCGAGAAAGAAGATTTGGAATCATTGCTCTACAAAGAGAAGTTGCAAACTCTTCAACTAAAGCAAGAGCTTTCAGAAACTGAAACTCGTAACTCTGACCTTTGCAAG GAACTCCAATCAATACGTGGTCAGCTTGCTTCTGAGCAGTCAAGGTGTTTCAAACTTGAG GTGGAGGTTGCTGAATTAAGTCAGAAGCTCCAGACAATTGGGACACTACAGAAGGAACTTGAGCTCCTGCAGCGGCAAAAAGCTGCATCCGAGCTGGCTGCCCTGAATGCAAAGCAAAAGCAGGGTTCAGGTGGTGTATGGGGTTGGCTTGCTGGTGCTCCTCCCCCTAcccagaaagaagatgatgggTGA
- the LOC114402667 gene encoding lysine-specific demethylase JMJ25-like, translating into MDNARSANGEENAAGIPDDLRCKRSDGKQWRCTAMSMPDKTVCEKHYIQAKKRAANSAMRANLKKAKRKSHSLSLNESDNVYLESKSDDFDLPLSSIGLSQKKLSKNEFRYEPERDARRGSSARRASNLNDDDDDDDDDVVVDVDGDGDGDAALYEEENWVSYDSPPDSSRKRSRRSLEANAEYSDGTSGSSDEDTGGQTCHQCRRNDRDRVTWCQRCDRRGYCDSCLSTWYSDISLDEIQRICPACRGICNCKTCLRSDNSIKVRIREIPVLDKLQYLHVLLSSVLPVVKQIHHEQCFEVELEKKLRGAEIDLPRIKLNTDEQMCCNFCRIPITDYHRRCPSCSYDLCLNCCRDLREATADHNKEPQTEQAKTSDRNILSKFPHWRSNDNGSIPCPPKEYGGCGYSSLNLSRIFKMNWVAKLVKNVEEMVSGCRISNADDPPETGRNDLRLCQYSHREASDDNYLYCPASDDIKTDGIGSFRKHWKTGEPIIVKQVFDGSSISSWDPMVIWRGILETTDEKAKDENRMVKAIDCLDGSEIDIELAQFMKGYFEGHILENGWPQLLKLKDWPSPSASEEFLLYQRPEFISKLPLLQYIHSKWGLLNVAAKLPHYSLQNDVGPKIYISYGISDELGRGDSVTNLHFNMRDMVYLLVHTNEVKLKNWQITEIEMMQKDKANKESEAKESDRDPQISSGGSSPDSLLGTKSSGLEMDSNQNKSIMDQGFEIYSSAEGNTANCKLPFTQNGDVFEKTHPGVLWDVFRRQDVPILTKYLKIHWKEFGKSDDLGNEFVEWPLYDGAIFLDKHHKRKLKEEFGVEPWSFEQNLGEAIFVPAGCPFQARNVQSNVQLGLDFLSPESVGDAVRLAEEIRCLPNEHEAKLQVLEVGKISLYAASSAIKEVQKLVLDPKVGAEIGYGDPNLTAMVSENYEKMVKRRQITCA; encoded by the exons ATGGATAACGCGCGATCGGCCAACGGCGAGGAGAATGCGGCGGGAATTCCGGACGATTTGCGGTGCAAAAGGTCCGATGGTAAGCAGTGGCGCTGCACGGCGATGTCGATGCCAGACAAGACCGTCTGCGAGAAGCACTACATCCAGGCCAAGAAGCGCGCCGCCAATTCCGCAATGAGGGCCAACCTCAAGAAAGCGAAGAGGAAGTCGCATTCACTGTCGTTGAACGAGTCCGATAATGTTTATTTGGAGAGCAAGAGCGATGATTTCGACCTTCCTCTCTCCTCCATTGGCCTCTCGCAGAAGAAGCTCTCCAAGAACGAGTTTCGCTACGAGCCTGAGCGCGACGCGCGAAGAGGCTCGTCTGCGAGACGCGCTTCGAACCTcaacgatgatgatgatgatgatgatgatgatgttgtcgTGGATGTGGATGGGGATGGGGATGGGGATGCGGCGCTCTATGAGGAAGAGAATTGGGTCTCCTATGATTCCCCGCCGGATTCTTCACGCAAGAGGTCTCGGAGGAGCTTGGAAGCTAATGCT GAATATTCGGATGGAACATCCGGTTCGTCTGACGAGGACACCGGCGGGCAGACTTGTCACCAGTGCCGGAGGAATGACCGCGATCGAGTTACTTGGTGTCAACGGTGTGATAGGAGGGGATATTGTGATAGCTGTTTATCAACATG GTACTCGGACATTTCATTGGATGAAATTCAGAGGATATGTCCTGCTTGCCGGGGTATATGTAATTGCAAGACTTGCTTGCGGAGTGATAATTCCATTAAG GTTCGGATACGCGAGATACCTGTTCTTGATAAGTTACAGTATCTCCACGTGCTGTTGTCGTCGGTGCTTCCGGTGGTAAAGCAGATCCACCATGAGCAGTGTTTTGAAGTTGAACTTGAAAAGAAGTTGCGTG GTGCTGAAATAGATCTTCCGAGGATAAAATTGAACACAGATGAGCAGATGTGCTG CAATTTCTGTAGGATACCTATTACTGATTATCATCGACGCTGTCCAAGTTGCTCATATGATTTGTGCCTTAATTGCTGTCGAGATCTTCGAGAAGCAACTGCAGATCACAATAAAGAACCTCAAACAGAGCAAGCAAAAACTTCTGATCGAAATATATTAAGTAAATTTCCGCATTGGAGATCCAATGACAACGGAAGTATTCCATGTCCCCCTAAGGAGTATGGTGGCTGTGGTTATTCTTCATTAAATTTAAGCCGAATTTTCAAGATGAACTGGGTTGCAAAGTTGGTCAAAAATGTAGAGGAAATGGTTAGTGGCTGCAGAATTAGTAATGCTGATGATCCACCGGAAACTGGGCGGAATGATCTCAGACTTTGCCAATATTCTCATAGAGAAGCCAGTGATGATAATTATCTTTATTGTCCAGCATCTGATGATATCAAAACTGATGGGATTGGCAGTTTTAGAAAGCATTGGAAAACTGGTGAGCCCATTATTGTTAAGCAAGTATTTGATGGGTCATCCATTTCAAGCTGGGATCCAATGGTCATATGGAGAGGGATTCTAGAGACAACAGATGAGAAAGCAAAAGATGAAAACAGGATGGTTAAGGCCATAGATTGCTTAGATGGGTCTGAG ATTGATATTGAGCTTGCTCAGTTCATGAAAGGATACTTTGAAGGGCATATTCTTGAAAATGGTTGGCCGCAgttattgaaattgaaagatTGGCCTTCACCTAGCGCTTCTGAAGAATTTCTACTGTACCAAAGACCCGAGTTTATCAGCAAACTACCTTTACTTCAGTATATTCACTCCAAGTGGGGCCTTCTCAATGTTGCAGCTAAATTGCCTCATTACTCCTTGCAGAATGACGTAGGACCCAAGATATATATATCTTATGGGATTAGTGATGAACTTGGTAGAGGTGATTCAGTGACAAATCTCCACTTCAATATGCGTGACATG GTGTACCTTTTGGTTCATACAAATGAAGTAAAGCTGAAGAACTGGCAGATAACTGAAATTGAAATGATGCAAAAAGATAAAGCTAATAAGGAATCGGAGGCAAAAGAATCGGACAGGGATCCTCAAATATCTTCAGGGGGGAGTTCACCTGATTCCTTACTTGGTACAAAAAGTAGTGGACTGGAAATGGACTCAAACCAGAATAAGTCAATCATGGATCAAGGGTTTGAAATTTATTCTAGTGCTGAAGGTAATACGGCCAATTGTAAACTTCCGTTCACACAAAATGGAGATGTCTTTGAGAAAACACATCCTGGAGTTCTTTGGGATGTTTTTCGCCGGCAGGATGTTCCAATATTgactaaatatttgaaaatacatTGGAAGGAATTTGGGAAGTCAGATGATCTAGGAAATGAATTT GTTGAATGGCCTCTTTATGATGGAGCTATTTTTCTTGACAAGCACCATAAAAGAAAGTTGAAGGAAGAATTTG GAGTGGAGCCTTGGTCATTTGAACAGAATTTGGGGGAAGCTATATTTGTTCCAGCTGGTTGCCCTTTCCAAGCAAGGAATGTCCAG TCCAATGTTCAGTTGGGCCTTGATTTCTTATCTCCGGAAAGCGTGGGTGATGCTGTAAGATTGGCAGAGGAAATTCGCTGTCTACCTAATGAACATGAAGCAAAGCTTCAAGTTTTGGAG GTTGGGAAGATATCTCTTTATGCAGCAAGTTCAGCCATCAAAGAAGTTCAAAAACTTGTACTTGACCCAAA AGTTGGCGCAGAGATTGGATATGGAGACCCTAATTTGACTGCAATGGTTTCTGAGAATTACGAGAAGATGGTTAAGCGGAGGCAGATTACTTGTGCTTGA
- the LOC114403100 gene encoding acyl-CoA-binding domain-containing protein 4-like isoform X2: MARASSGLQYPERFYAAASYVGFDGSTKSLTSKFSNSTALLLYSLYQQASIGPCNVPEPSSWKLVEHSKWASWNQLGNMSSTEAMRLFVKILEEEDPGWYSRASNSVLDPVVDVQMNHNSKVEPVIENANTYPEIKTISTENGSHVGTQDKDVVIEGFGSVGVYDQWVAPPVSGQRPKARYEHGAAVVQDKLYIYGGNHNGRYLNDLHVLDLRSWTWSKIEAEVVESTDSSSITFPCAGHSLIPWENKLLSIAGHTKDPNESIQVKVFDLPNATWSTLKTYGKPPVSRGGQSVTFVGTSLVIFGGEDAKRTLLNDLHILDLETMTWDEIDAVGVPPSPRSDHAAAVHVERYLLIFGGGSHATCYNDLHVLDMQTMEWSRPTQLGEIPTPRAGHAGVTVGENWFIVGGGDNKSGVSETVVLNMATLTWSVVTSVQGRVPVASEGSSLVVSSYDGEDILVSFGGYNGHYNNEVYVLKPSHKSNLQSKLIENPIPYSVSGAHNATNATRDLESEAGHKGIIKELVMDSVDSIKSKGDVITVLKVEKEDLESLLYKEKLQTLQLKQELSETETRNSDLCKELQSIRGQLASEQSRCFKLEVEVAELSQKLQTIGTLQKELELLQRQKAASELAALNAKQKQGSGGVWGWLAGAPPPTQKEDDG, translated from the exons ATGGCGAGAGCAAGCTCTGGTCTGCAATACCCAGAGCGGTTCTACGCCGCGGCCTCTTACGTTGGATTCGACGGATCCACCAAATCTCTCACTTCCAAGTTCTCCAACTCCACCGCTCTTCTTCTCTACAGCCTCTATCAGCAG GCTAGTATAGGACCTTGTAATGTCCCAGAACCCAGTTCATGGAAACTTGTGGAGCATAGCAAATGGGCCAG CTGGAACCAGCTTGGAAACATGTCTTCCACAGAAGCCATGCgcctttttgttaaaatattggAG GAAGAAGATCCTGGTTGGTATTCAAGAGCATCTAACTCCGTTCTAGACCCTGTTGTTGATGTGCAAATGAAT CACAATTCCAAAGTTGAGCCAGTAATTGAGAATGCAAACACGTATCCAGAGATAAAAACCATTTCCACTGAAAATGGAAGTCATGTTGGAACTCAGGATAAGGATGTTGTCATTGAAGGCTTTGGCTCAGTTGGAGTATATGACCAATGGGTTGCACCTCCAGTGTCTGGTCAACGTCCAAAAGCCAGATATGAg CATGGAGCTGCAGTCGTGCAAGATAAATTGTACATATATGGTGGAAACCACAATGGTCGTTACCTTAATGATCTCCAT GTTCTAGATTTGAGAAGTTGGACTTGGTCGAAGATTGAAGCTGAGGTTGTTGAATCTACTGACTCATCCTCAATAACATTCCCTTGTGCTGGACATTCCTTG ATTCCATGGGAAAATAAGCTCCTATCAATTGCTGGTCATACAAAAGATCctaatgaaagtatacaag TGAAAGTGTTTGATCTGCCAAACGCTACATGGTCAACTCTGAAGACTTATGGGAAACCCCCG GTCTCACGTGGCGGACAATCAGTTACCTTTGTGGGTACAAGCTTAGTAATTTTTGGTGGAGAAGATGCAAAGAGAACTCTATTGAATGATTTACATATTCTTGATTTGGAAACCATGACATGGGATGAAATTGATGCTGT TGGGGTGCCTCCTTCTCCAAGGTCTGATCATGCTGCAGCTGTTCATGTGGAGCGATACTTGCTTATCTTTGGTGGGGGTTCACATGCAACTTGCTACAATGATTTACATGTTCTCGATATGCAAACT ATGGAATGGTCCCGGCCAACACAGCTAGGTGAAATACCGACACCTCGTGCTGGACATGCTGGTGTGACAGTAGGGGAGAACTGGTTCATTGTTGGCGGGGGTGACAATAAGAGTG GGGTCTCAGAGACTGTTGTGTTGAATATGGCTACACTGACTTGGTCAGTGGTAACTTCTGTTCAAGGGCGTGTTCCTGTTGCTAGTGAG GGCTCGAGTTTGGTTGTAAGCTCTTATGATGGTGAAGACATACTTGTATCATTTGGAGGATACAATGGACATTACAATAATGAG GTCTATGTCCTTAAACCAAGCCACAAATCAAACTTGCAATCAAAACTAATAGAAAACCCCATTCCATACAGTGTTTCTGGTGCGCATAATGCCACAAATGCTACCCGAGATCTGGAGTCTGAAGCAGGCCACAAAGGGATTATCAAGGAACTTGTCATGGACAGTGTTGATTCAATA AAATCAAAAGGTGATGTTATAACAGTTCTAAAGGTCGAGAAAGAAGATTTGGAATCATTGCTCTACAAAGAGAAGTTGCAAACTCTTCAACTAAAGCAAGAGCTTTCAGAAACTGAAACTCGTAACTCTGACCTTTGCAAG GAACTCCAATCAATACGTGGTCAGCTTGCTTCTGAGCAGTCAAGGTGTTTCAAACTTGAG GTGGAGGTTGCTGAATTAAGTCAGAAGCTCCAGACAATTGGGACACTACAGAAGGAACTTGAGCTCCTGCAGCGGCAAAAAGCTGCATCCGAGCTGGCTGCCCTGAATGCAAAGCAAAAGCAGGGTTCAGGTGGTGTATGGGGTTGGCTTGCTGGTGCTCCTCCCCCTAcccagaaagaagatgatgggTGA
- the LOC114403101 gene encoding DEAD-box ATP-dependent RNA helicase 16-like isoform X1 has translation MLSAKLVASSYSPPCGLIHFGIRSAVLNPELPQNSRLHILEEFNAGLFDYLIATDLSQSKEKDEVPKESNVGSWKSRQHAKIKLDSEFGVVRGIDFKNVYTVINFEMPESVAGYVHRIGRTGRAYNSGASVSLVSTDEMDTLEEIRSFVRDDENKGTNSIAEFPLLTKNAVESLRYRAEDVAKSVTRIAVRESRAQDLRNEILNSEKLKAHFETNPKDLDLLKHDKVLSKNPPPPHLRDVPEYLLDKPTKEAREMVKLARDPREN, from the exons ATGCTAAGTGCAAAGTTGGTTGCTTCCTCATATTCTCCTCCATGTGGGCTTATTCAT TTTGGAATTAGATCTGCTGTTTTAAATCCTGAGTTGCCTCAGAATTCTCGCCTCCATATTCTTGAG GAATTCAATGCGGGCCTGTTTGATTATCTAATTGCAACAGATCTTAGCCAGTCAAAGGAAAAGGATGAAGTGCCTAAGGAAAGTAATGTTGGATCATGGAAGTCTAGGCAACATGCTAAGATAAAATTAGATTCTGAATTTGGAGTTGTAAGGGGAATTGACTTTAAAAATGTATACACG GTTATAAACTTTGAAATGCCTGAAAGTGTAGCGGGATATGTACATCGAATTGGACGTACAGGAAGAGCATACAATTCTGGTGCTTCTGTCTCTCTG GTTTCTACGGATGAGATGGATACTTTAGAAGAAATAAGATCTTTTGTTAGGGATGATGAAAACAAAGGCACAAATTCCATTGCTGAGTTTCCCCTCCTCACCAAGAATGCAGTTGAATCTTTACGGTACAGGGCTGAG GATGTTGCAAAGAGTGTAACTAGAATTGCTGTCCGAGAGTCACGAGCCCAGGATTTGAGGAATGAAATTTTGAACTCTGAAAA GTTGAAAGCCCACTTCGAAACTAATCCAAAAGACCTAG ATCTACTGAAGCATGACAAAGTTTTGAGCAAGAATCCACCACCTCCGCACCTACGTGATGTGCCTGAGTACCTATTAGACAAACCAACAAAAGAGGCAAGGGAAATGGTCAAGCTTGCAAGGGATCCaagagaaaattaa
- the LOC114403101 gene encoding DEAD-box ATP-dependent RNA helicase 16-like isoform X2: MCHTQCIHRHQFGIRSAVLNPELPQNSRLHILEEFNAGLFDYLIATDLSQSKEKDEVPKESNVGSWKSRQHAKIKLDSEFGVVRGIDFKNVYTVINFEMPESVAGYVHRIGRTGRAYNSGASVSLVSTDEMDTLEEIRSFVRDDENKGTNSIAEFPLLTKNAVESLRYRAEDVAKSVTRIAVRESRAQDLRNEILNSEKLKAHFETNPKDLDLLKHDKVLSKNPPPPHLRDVPEYLLDKPTKEAREMVKLARDPREN; encoded by the exons ATGTGTCATACTCAATGCATACATCGACATCAA TTTGGAATTAGATCTGCTGTTTTAAATCCTGAGTTGCCTCAGAATTCTCGCCTCCATATTCTTGAG GAATTCAATGCGGGCCTGTTTGATTATCTAATTGCAACAGATCTTAGCCAGTCAAAGGAAAAGGATGAAGTGCCTAAGGAAAGTAATGTTGGATCATGGAAGTCTAGGCAACATGCTAAGATAAAATTAGATTCTGAATTTGGAGTTGTAAGGGGAATTGACTTTAAAAATGTATACACG GTTATAAACTTTGAAATGCCTGAAAGTGTAGCGGGATATGTACATCGAATTGGACGTACAGGAAGAGCATACAATTCTGGTGCTTCTGTCTCTCTG GTTTCTACGGATGAGATGGATACTTTAGAAGAAATAAGATCTTTTGTTAGGGATGATGAAAACAAAGGCACAAATTCCATTGCTGAGTTTCCCCTCCTCACCAAGAATGCAGTTGAATCTTTACGGTACAGGGCTGAG GATGTTGCAAAGAGTGTAACTAGAATTGCTGTCCGAGAGTCACGAGCCCAGGATTTGAGGAATGAAATTTTGAACTCTGAAAA GTTGAAAGCCCACTTCGAAACTAATCCAAAAGACCTAG ATCTACTGAAGCATGACAAAGTTTTGAGCAAGAATCCACCACCTCCGCACCTACGTGATGTGCCTGAGTACCTATTAGACAAACCAACAAAAGAGGCAAGGGAAATGGTCAAGCTTGCAAGGGATCCaagagaaaattaa